A region from the Vicia villosa cultivar HV-30 ecotype Madison, WI linkage group LG3, Vvil1.0, whole genome shotgun sequence genome encodes:
- the LOC131660250 gene encoding lysine-specific histone demethylase 1 homolog 3-like isoform X1, giving the protein MDGEDMICGSNNKRAKEMEDGIDSDDNELIFKLRKPGGVNKKVCLAPEEEEAGGNGGGENADSIGGLVDVERKDLGGMEDTLACFRKRLKGPKRERGSRDAGGNVSTLNVSCQYEGLDERSLLNNDSVCEGRGGGDNGSDLDMDMKVEGPYVDLALKGVEDGNMSDGDLVAQEARNTPKDEKGVCFLLNAGLQHTSDETMGDSLPEMSRTPQSNFVSKSCTAVSSEQKCGSGGQKLNDRLSPDSRSASKTADGIHDSNIPDRPLADPRFPANVCYGDSQPLSCVQSEDICSPSDQKTELQELIINDGLKKCSVILHDVEEITDTISLPKMGERVSLIIETELKKKLTDDQVELCNIPSKCSDFTSKDREKFSPCDYEPLARSSENMLCENNHQVSEKLLKGSSRHGVMSFFGCQPELDAGVYSETKFVSGRSCGDQITIDTKDEVQGFVSGDLLKKDSAFSGGCLHPSVSNETNKSELAVQPNHPEIPSETLNIPKDSDAYVPKCSSVLDPTQPSKNTFKNISLASGDCFYAKRCSEGASPPGTIPEENENSAENDASASEVANFDDRTSAVIRRKTKKRRHGDMAYEGDVDWEVLINDQAFLESQGVVDGERILKPRGKLERSLNVVEESESDAVAVSAGLKAHEAGPVEKIRFKEILKRKGGLQEYLDCRNQILALWGCDITRILLLADCGVHNTPSEDEPPRSSLIRDIYTFLDQCGYINVGIASLKDNAENSARHTYTLVGEKGYEESYNASVADSEDGVSFIVGQAKKSDAFVEVKCGLIVGNKDPATDATEDRRNANVVTLDISNMTQHEVRKSDDCQEKGGIQDGFSEIIHGNANSSEQSNESTCVKSVLGDQIGDIVNPDSEVRKRVIVIGAGPAGLTAARHLQRLGFPVTVLEARSRIGGRVFTDRSSLSVPVDLGASIITGVEADVATERRPDPSALVCAQLGLELTVLNSDCPLYDIAMGQKVPVDMDEALEAEYNSLLDDMVLLVAQKGDQAMRMSLEDGLEYALKRRRLERSRRNNRQNSYADGSFGSKRGIIHGREMEEILSPLERRVMDWHFANLEYGCAALLKEVSLPYWNQDDVYGGFGGAHCMIKGGYSTVVESLGEGLDIHLNHAVTNVSYGSTESGPGNKVKVSTSNGNEFFGDAVLITVPLGCLKAETIKFSPPLPPWKYSSIERLGFGVLNKVVLEFPSVFWDDAVDYFGATAEETSRRGHCFMFWNVRKTVGAPVLIALVVGKAAIDGQNLSSSDHANHALTVLRKLFGEASVPDPVAYVVTDWGRDPFSYGAYSYVAIGASGEDYDILGRPVDNCLFFAGEATCKEHPDTVGGAMMSGLREAVRLIDLFSTGNDYTAEVEAVEAALKQSDTEREEVRDIVKRLDAAQLSNILYKKSLDGARLLSRETLLRDLFLNAKTNAGRLHVAKQLLRLPVENLKSFAGSKRGLSILNSWILDSMGKDGTQLLRHCVRLLVLVSTDLLAVRSSVIGVGIGKTVKEKVCVHTSRDIRAIASQLVSVWLEVFRKEKASSGGRKLSRQANAGDISKRKSINDPASGKPPLSMHHSTFEDKGSILTPAINSASIVQMKKSHGKQGNQQAANDLRRDISSSKSQGSTGTIDTEMKDTHCAMSEEEKTAIAAAEAARAKALAAAEAYTSAEVRSNTQLQLPKIPSFHKFKSREQYSQNGENDIRKKRSGGILSGKQDCISEIDSRNCRVRDWSVDFSAACVNLDNSRMSADNLSQRSHSTEIASHLNFREHSGESVAVDSSLYTKAWIDSANGEGVKDYHAIERWQSQAAAAGSDFSNPAIHLKHEEDSNACSRLPSWKHDGVANDSSISQVTVNKENSKSHSHDSKSHSRGADCIKQAVADYVASLLMPLYKAKKLDRDAYKAIMKKSIAKVMEQSTDADKAMTVREFLDFKRKNKIRPFVDKLIERHMEMKPDVKS; this is encoded by the exons ATGGATGGTGAAGATATGATTTGTGGGAGTAATAATAAGAGGGCTAAAGAGATGGAGGATGGTATTGATTCTGATGATAATGAGCTGATATTTAAACTAAGGAAGCCGGGCGGTGTGAATAAGAAGGTTTGCTTGGCACCGGAGGAGGAGGAGGCGGGTGGTAATGGAGGAGGCGAGAATGCTGACTCCATTGGGGGGCTTGTTGATGTAGAACGAAAGGATTTGGGAGGTATGGAGGATACCCTAGCATGTTTTAGGAAGAGATTGAAGGGTCCTAAGAGAGAACGGGGTTCTAGAGATGCAGGAGGGAATGTGTCTACTTTGAATGTTTCTTGCCAGTATGAAGGTTTGGATGAAAGATCTTTGTTGAATAATGACAGTGTATGTGAGGGGAGGGGTGGTGGGGATAATGGTTCTGATCTGGATATGGATATGAAAGTAGAGGGACCTTATGTGGATTTGGCACTGAAGGGAGTCGAGGATGGTAACATGTCTGATGGTGATTTGGTTGCACAGGAGGCTAGAAATACTccaaaagatgaaaaaggggttTGTTTTTTGCTTAATGCTGGTCTGCAACATACTTCTGATGAAACAATGGGAGATTCTTTGCCGGAAATGTCACGAACACCACAATCGAATTTTGTTAGCAAGTCTTGTACCGCTGTCAGTTCAGAGCAGAAATGTGGCAGTGGGGGCCAGAAGTTGAACGACAGGTTGAGCCCTGACTCCAGAAGTGCCAGCAAAACTGCTGATGGTATTCACGATTCAAACATTCCTGACAGGCCATTAGCTGATCCCCGTTTTCCAGCCAACGTCTGCTATGGAGATAGCCAGCCATTGTCTTGTGTACAATCTGAAGACATTTGTTCTCCTTCTGACCAAAAGACCGAACTACAAGAATTGATTATCAATGATGGTTTAAAGAAGTGCTCTGTTATATTGCATGACGTTGAAGAAATCACCGACACAATTTCTCTTCCTAAAATGGGGGAAAGGGTGTCTCTAATTATTGAGACCGAGCTCAAGAAAAAATTGACTGACGACCAAGTAGAATTGTGTAATATTCCTTCAAAATGCAGTGATTTTACTTCCAAAGACAGAGAAAAGTTCTCCCCTTGTGACTACGAGCCGCTGGCTAGATCATCCGAGAATATGCTGTGTGAAAATAATCATCAGGTTTCTGAAAAATTATTAAAGGGATCCTCAAGACATGGAGTTATGTCGTTCTTTGGATGCCAACCAGAATTAGATGCTGGTGTGTATTCTGAAACTAAGTTTGTCTCTGGCAGAAGTTGTGGTGATCAGATTACTATAGATACAAAGGATGAAGTGCAAGGTTTTGTTTCAGGTGATTTGCTGAAAAAGGATTCTGCTTTTTCCGGTGGTTGTTTACATCCTTCAGTGTCCAATGAAACAAATAAATCTGAATTGGCTGTTCAGCCGAATCACCCAGAGATACCTTCAGAAACACTCAATATTCCAAAGGACTCTGATGCCTATGTTCCAAAATGCAGTTCGGTATTAGATCCGACTCAACCTTCCAAGAAtacatttaaaaatatttctcTTGCAAGTGGTGATTGTTTCTATGCCAAGAGATGCTCTGAAGGTGCCTCCCCTCCGGGTACAATTCCAGAAGAGAATGAGAATTCTGCAGAAAATGATGCCTCTGCGTCTGAGGTAGCCAACTTTGATGATAGGACATCGGCTGTTATTCGCCGCAAGACAAAAAAGCGCCGGCATGGAGACATGGCGTATGAAGGGGATGTTGATTGGGAGGTTTTAATAAACGACCAAGCTTTTCTTGAAAGCCAAGGTGTTGTTGATGGTGAGCGCATTCTTAAACCAAGAGGGAAGCTTGAACGTTCTTTGAATGTTGTTGAAGAGTCTGAAAGTGATGCAGTAGCAGTATCTGCCGGATTGAAAGCCCATGAAGCTGGTCCAGTTGAGAAAATAAGATTTAAGGAAATCTTAAAGCGTAAAGGAGGTCTCCAGGAATATTTAGATTGCAG AAATCAGATCCTAGCTCTTTGGGGCTGTGATATCACTCGTATTTTGCTTCTTGCTGACTGTGGGGTTCATAATACTCCTTCTGAGGATGAACCTCCCCGCTCTTCTCTTATTAGGGATATCTACACATTTCTTGATCAATGT GGTTATATAAATGTTGGAATTGCTTCTCTAAAAGACAATGCTGAAAATAGTGCAAGGCATACTTATACACTTGTAGGAGAAAAAGGATATGAAGAAAGTTATAATGCTTCTGTTGCTGACTCTGAAGATGGAGTCTCCTTTATTGTTGGTCAGGCTAAAAAATCAGATGCTTTTGTAGAAGTTAAGTGCGGTCTTATAGTTGGTAATAAAGACCCGGCAACTGATGCTACAGAAGACAGGAGGAATGCTAATGTGGTGACACTGGATATATCAAACATGACGCAGCATGAAGTAAGAAAGAGTGATGATTGCCAGGAAAAAGGTGGGATTCAGGATGGATTCAGTGAAATTATACACGGGAATGCTAACAGTTCTGAGCAAAGCAATGAGTCTACCTGTGTTAAATCTGTCTTGGGTGATCAAATAGGTGATATTGTGAATCCTGATTCAGAGGTTAGAAAGAGAGTGATTGTCATTGGAGCCGGTCCTGCTGGTCTAACTGCTGCTCGCCACTTGCAACGTCTGGGATTTCCTGTAACTGTACTTGAGGCAAGGAGTAGGATAGGGGGTCGAGTATTTACAGACCGCTCATCTCTTTCTGTCCCTGTGGATCTTGGTGCTAGTATAATCACTGGTGTTGAGGCTGATGTGGCTACTGAGAGAAGACCAGATCCTTCTGCATTGGTTTGTGCTCAGTTGGGTCTTGAGTTGACCGTGCTAAACAGTGACTGTCCTCTATATGACATAGCGATGGGACAAAAAGTTCCTGTAGATATGGATGAAGCACTGGAAGCTGAATACAATAGTCTTCTTGATGACATGGTATTGCTTGTTGCCCAGAAGGGTGACCAGGCCATGCGAATGTCCCTTGAAGATGGTTTAGAATATGCCCTCAAGAGGCGCCGTTTAGAACGCTCTCGAAGAAATAACAGACAAAATAGTTACGCAGATGGTTCATTTGGTTCGAAAAGAGGTATAATTCATGGCAGAGAAATGGAAGAGATCTTGAGTCCCCTCGAAAGAAGGGTTATGGATTGGCACTTTGCTAACTTGGAGTATGGATGCGCTGCTCTGCTGAAGGAGGTTTCTCTTCCCTACTGGAATCAAGACGATGTGTATGGAGGATTTGGAGGAGCTCACTGTATGATTAAAGGGGGTTACAGCACTGTTGTCGAATCTTTAGGAGAAGGGCTTGACATCCATTTGAACCATGCTGTAACAAATGTGTCTTATGGAAGCACAGAATCAGGCCCGGGTAATAAAGTCAAAGTTTCTACATCAAATGGCAATGAGTTCTTTGGAGATGCTGTTCTGATTACTGTTCCATTGGGCTGCTTGAAGGCTGAAACTATAAAATTCTCTCCACCTTTACCCCCGTGGAAATATTCTTCCATTGAGCGTCTTGGATTTGGAGTTCTCAATAAAGTGGTCTTGGAATTTCCAAGTGTGTTTTGGGATGATGCTGTTGACTACTTTGGAGCAACAGCTGAGGAGACAAGCAGAAGAGGCCACTGCTTTATGTTCTGGAATGTCAGGAAGACAGTGGGGGCTCCGGTCCTCATAGCATTAGTGGTTGGGAAAGCAGCCATAGATGGTCAGAATTTAAGCTCTTCCGATCACGCCAACCATGCGTTAACGGTTCTTCGAAAACTTTTTGGGGAGGCTTCAGTACCTGATCCTGTTGCATATGTTGTGACTGATTGGGGTAGGGATCCGTTTAGCTATGGTGCTTACTCTTATGTTGCTATTGGAGCATCGGGAGAAGACTATGATATATTAGGGAGGCCAGTTGATAACTGTCTGTTTTTTGCTGGTGAAGCAACCTGCAAAGAGCACCCGGATACAGTTGGTGGTGCAATGATGAGTGGACTCCGAGAGGCTGTGCGCTTAATTGACTTATTTAGCACTGGAAATGATTATACGGCAGAGGTGGAGGCGGTGGAGGCTGCACTGAAACAGTCAGAtactgaaagagaagaagttaggGACATTGTAAAGAGACTTGATGCAGCACAGCTTTCTAACATATTGTACAAGAAGTCTTTGGACGGTGCTCGACTCTTAAGCCGGGAAACTTTACTAAGGGACTTGTTCCTAAATGCAAAAACCAATGCTGGGCGCTTGCATGTTGCCAAACAGTTGCTACGTCTTCCTGTTGAAAACTTGAAGTCCTTTGCTGGGAGTAAAAGGGGGCTAAGCATTCTCAATTCATGGATACTG GACTCAATGGGGAAGGATGGCACCCAACTCTTGCGGCACTGTGTGCGTCTTCTTGTGCTTGTTTCGACTGATTTACTTGCTGTGCGCTCATCAG TTATTGGTGTAGGCATTGGAAAAacagtaaaggaaaaagtttGTGTACATACTAGCCGTGATATTCGTGCTATAGCAAGCCAGTTGGTTAGCGTATGGCTTGAAGTCTTCCGCAAGGAAAAGGCATCTAGTGGAGGACGAAAGCTGTCAAGGCAGGCAAATGCTGGAGATATATCGAAGAGAAAATCAATTAACGACCCAGCATCAGGAAAACCACCTCTGAGTATGCATCATAGTACTTTTGAGGATAAAGGGAGCATATTAACTCCTGCAATTAATTCAGCTTCCATTGTACAAATGAAGAAATCACATGGCAAGCAAGGGAATCAGCAAGCGGCAAATGACTTAAGGCGTGATATCAGTTCTTCCAAATCCCAAGGTTCGACAGGAACAATAGACACTGAGATGAAGGATACCCACTGTGCTATGTCCGAGGAAGAAAAAACTGCTATTGCTGCTGCAGAAGCTGCTCGTGCCAAAGCACTTGCCGCGGCTGAG GCATATACTTCTGCTGAAGTTAGGAGCAATACGCAACTCCAGCTTCCGAAGATACCCTCATTCCACAAATTTAAGAGTCGGGAGCAATATTCACAAAATGGTGAGAATGATATTAGGAAAAAACGGTCTGGTGGTATCTTGTCGGGAAAGCAAGATTGTATTTCAGAGATTGATTCTAGAAATTGCAGAGTTAGGGACTGGTCTGTTGATTTCTCTGCTGCTTGTGTTAACCTTGATAATTCCAGAATGTCAGCTGATAACCTGTCACAGCGGAGTCATTCAACTGAGATCGCAAGCCATTTGAATTTCAGAGAGCACTCGGGAGAAAGTGTTGCCGTGGACAGTAGTTTATACACCAAAGCTTGGATTGACTCGGCTAATGGTGAGGGAGTAAAAGATTACCATGCCATAGAGAGGTGGCAATCTCAAGCAGCGGCAGCGGGTTCTGATTTTTCTAATCCAGCCATACATTTGAAACATGAAGAGGATTCAAATGCCTGTTCAAGGTTACCCAGCTGGAAGCATGATGGAGTGGCAAATGACAGCTCAATTTCACAGGTTACTGTGAATAAGGAGAATTCAAAAAGTCATTCTCATGATTCAAAAAGTCATTCTCGAGGAGCAGATTGTATCAAACAGGCGGTTGCGGATTATGTTGCATCTTTACTTATGCCTCTTTATAAGGCAAAGAAACTAGATAGGGATGCATACAAGGCTATAATGAAGAAAAGTATAGCCAAG GTCATGGAGCAATCCACAGATGCGGATAAAGCCATGACTGTTCGCGAGTTTCTAGATTTCAAGCGGAAGAATAAG ATTCGACCTTTTGTGGACAAATTGATCGAGAGACACATGGAAATGAAACCAGATGTGAAATCTTAA